A genomic segment from Pseudoduganella chitinolytica encodes:
- a CDS encoding circularly permuted type 2 ATP-grasp protein, with product MSADGRVRPHYREFAQWLAQQTPDAIERKRAEADLAFRRVGITFAVYGDNAGTERLIPFDMIPRIIPADEWSLLQRGLEQRVRALNMFIDDIYHEQHIIRAGVVPAEQIYRNAQYRPEMQGIRVASDIYAHIAGIDIVRAGAGEFYVLEDNLRVPSGVSYMLEDRKMMMRLYPELFASHKVAPVEHYPDLLLDNLRSVAPVGVIDPTVVVMTPGMYNSAYFEHAFLAQQMGVELVEGKDLFVNNNAVWMRTTRGPKRVDVIYRRLDDDFLDPLAFRADSALGVPGLLSVYRAGRVTLANAIGTGVADDKSIYPYVPAIIRFYLSEEPVLNNVPTYQCRHAKELDYTLANLAQLVVKEVHGAGGYGMLVGPASSAREIEDFRARLLARPDGYIAQPTLALSNCPTFVENGVAPRHIDLRPFVLSGKTISMVPGGLTRVALREGSLVVNSSQGGGTKDTWVLEQ from the coding sequence ATGTCGGCCGACGGCAGGGTCCGGCCACACTACCGCGAATTCGCCCAGTGGCTTGCCCAGCAGACGCCCGACGCCATCGAGCGCAAGCGTGCCGAGGCCGACCTGGCATTCCGCCGCGTGGGCATCACGTTTGCCGTGTACGGCGACAACGCGGGCACCGAGCGGCTGATCCCGTTCGACATGATCCCCCGCATCATCCCGGCGGACGAGTGGAGCCTGCTGCAGCGCGGGCTGGAGCAGCGCGTGCGTGCGCTCAACATGTTCATCGACGACATCTACCACGAGCAGCACATCATCCGCGCCGGCGTCGTGCCGGCCGAGCAGATCTACCGCAACGCCCAGTACCGGCCCGAGATGCAGGGCATCCGCGTCGCCTCCGACATCTATGCCCATATCGCCGGCATCGACATCGTGCGTGCCGGCGCGGGCGAGTTCTATGTCCTCGAGGACAACCTGCGGGTGCCGTCCGGCGTGTCGTACATGCTGGAAGACCGCAAGATGATGATGCGGCTGTACCCGGAGCTGTTCGCCAGCCACAAGGTGGCGCCGGTGGAACATTATCCGGACCTGCTGCTGGACAACCTGCGCTCCGTGGCGCCCGTGGGCGTGATCGACCCGACCGTTGTCGTCATGACGCCCGGCATGTACAACTCGGCCTATTTCGAGCATGCGTTCCTGGCCCAGCAGATGGGCGTGGAGCTGGTCGAGGGCAAGGACCTGTTCGTCAATAACAACGCCGTGTGGATGCGCACCACGCGCGGCCCGAAACGGGTCGACGTGATCTACCGCCGGCTGGACGACGACTTCCTCGACCCGCTCGCCTTCCGGGCCGATTCCGCGCTGGGCGTGCCCGGCCTGCTGTCGGTGTACCGCGCCGGCCGCGTCACGCTGGCCAACGCCATCGGCACGGGTGTCGCGGACGACAAGTCGATCTACCCGTACGTGCCGGCGATCATCCGCTTCTACCTGTCCGAGGAGCCCGTGCTGAACAACGTGCCCACGTACCAGTGCCGCCATGCCAAGGAGCTGGACTACACGCTGGCCAACCTGGCCCAGCTCGTTGTCAAGGAAGTGCATGGCGCGGGCGGCTACGGCATGCTGGTGGGGCCGGCCTCCTCCGCGCGGGAGATCGAGGATTTTCGTGCCCGCCTGCTGGCGCGGCCGGACGGCTATATCGCCCAGCCCACGCTGGCGTTGTCGAACTGCCCCACGTTCGTCGAGAACGGCGTGGCGCCGCGCCATATCGACCTGCGCCCGTTCGTCCTGTCCGGCAAGACCATCTCGATGGTGCCGGGCGGCCTGACCCGGGTGGCGCTGCGCGAAGGCTCGCTGGTGGTCAATTCGTCGCAGGGCGGCGGCACCAAGGACACGTGGGTACTGGAACAATGA
- a CDS encoding TonB-dependent receptor, which yields MSKPSLHPIALAVLVLASSSAAAQDAGAEPIATVVVSASADASAAGLSRAYSGGQVARGGRLGLLGNVDIMDTPFNATNYTQQLIQDQQAQGVADVLQNDPAVRVARGFGNFQELYVIRGFAVNSDDLAYNGLYGLLPRQFVAAELLERVEVFRGANAFLNGAAPGGGGIGGSINLVPKRAGNAALTSASAGIESGGQKVAAVDIGRRFGPDHRAGIRVNAVRRDGGTAVDREERELAVASVGLDWNGGNYRLSADVGYQDQELTAPRTSVSVAAGSAAPAAPDASRNFSQPWTTSKERDTFGTLRGELDLAKDTVAWAAFGARSGDESNVLNNTTANATGAATMYRFDNVREDKVRTGEVGVRTKLRTGTVGHSVSATASTFSADSRNAYAMSDFGAGAIATNLYAPRDAALPAATFFTGGRMDAPLTTSKTRLSSYAVADTLAFAQERVLLTVGLRHQRIEDTSYLYDTGRQDSHYERSRNTPVAAVVVKPLRNLSLYANYIEGLQKGQVAAGDVVNIGQTFAPTVSRQKEIGAKYDAGTVGFTAAVFSTAQPQAAIVNRVFGLNGEQRNRGLELTLFGQPVKGLRVLGGLTLLDAEQRRTQDGRTDGNDVIGVPRTQLNLGADWDVPGVPGLALTGRVNHTSHQYADAANLQRVPSWTRTDLGARYIARVGERTVTLRARIDNAFDRDYWASAGGYPGQGYLMLAAPRTLVVSGTLEF from the coding sequence ATGTCCAAGCCATCCCTGCACCCCATTGCCCTCGCCGTCCTTGTCCTCGCCAGCAGCAGCGCGGCCGCCCAGGACGCCGGCGCCGAGCCGATCGCCACCGTCGTCGTCAGCGCGTCCGCCGATGCCTCCGCCGCCGGCCTGTCCCGCGCCTATTCCGGCGGCCAGGTCGCACGCGGCGGGCGCCTGGGCCTGCTGGGCAATGTCGACATCATGGACACCCCGTTCAACGCCACCAACTACACCCAGCAGCTGATCCAGGACCAGCAGGCGCAAGGCGTGGCCGACGTGCTGCAGAACGATCCGGCGGTGCGCGTCGCGCGTGGGTTCGGCAACTTCCAGGAGCTGTACGTCATCCGCGGCTTCGCCGTCAACTCGGACGACCTGGCCTACAACGGCCTGTACGGCCTGCTGCCGCGCCAGTTCGTCGCCGCCGAGCTGCTCGAGCGGGTCGAGGTCTTCCGTGGCGCCAACGCCTTCCTGAACGGCGCCGCGCCAGGCGGTGGCGGCATCGGCGGCTCCATCAACCTGGTGCCGAAGCGGGCCGGCAACGCCGCCCTGACCTCGGCCAGCGCCGGCATCGAAAGCGGCGGCCAGAAGGTGGCGGCCGTCGACATCGGCCGCCGTTTCGGGCCCGACCACCGCGCCGGCATCCGTGTCAACGCGGTGCGGCGCGACGGCGGCACGGCCGTGGACCGCGAGGAACGGGAGCTGGCCGTGGCGTCCGTCGGGCTGGACTGGAACGGCGGCAATTACCGGCTGTCGGCGGACGTCGGCTACCAGGACCAGGAACTGACGGCGCCCCGCACCAGCGTCAGCGTGGCCGCCGGCAGCGCCGCCCCGGCCGCGCCGGATGCGTCGCGCAACTTCTCGCAGCCGTGGACCACGTCGAAGGAGCGCGACACGTTCGGCACGCTGCGCGGCGAGCTGGACCTGGCAAAGGACACGGTGGCCTGGGCCGCGTTCGGTGCCCGCTCCGGCGACGAATCGAATGTCCTCAACAATACGACGGCCAACGCGACCGGCGCCGCCACGATGTACCGGTTCGACAACGTGCGCGAGGACAAGGTGCGCACGGGCGAAGTGGGCGTTCGCACGAAACTGCGCACCGGCACGGTGGGCCACAGCGTGTCGGCCACGGCCAGCACCTTCTCTGCCGACTCGCGCAACGCGTACGCGATGAGCGACTTCGGCGCGGGCGCCATCGCCACGAACCTGTACGCACCGCGCGACGCGGCCCTGCCCGCCGCCACGTTCTTCACGGGTGGCCGGATGGACGCGCCGCTGACGACCAGCAAGACCAGGCTGTCCAGCTATGCCGTGGCCGACACGCTCGCGTTTGCGCAGGAGCGCGTGCTGCTGACCGTCGGCCTGCGCCACCAGCGCATCGAGGACACGAGCTACCTGTACGACACGGGCCGGCAGGACTCCCATTACGAGCGCAGCCGCAATACGCCGGTGGCGGCCGTCGTCGTCAAGCCGCTGCGCAACCTGTCGCTGTACGCCAACTATATCGAGGGTCTGCAGAAGGGCCAGGTGGCGGCGGGCGACGTCGTCAATATCGGCCAGACGTTCGCACCGACCGTGTCGCGCCAGAAGGAGATCGGGGCCAAGTACGATGCCGGCACGGTGGGCTTCACGGCGGCCGTGTTCAGCACCGCGCAGCCGCAGGCGGCCATCGTGAACCGGGTGTTCGGCCTGAATGGCGAACAGCGCAACCGGGGCCTGGAGCTGACGCTGTTCGGCCAGCCCGTCAAGGGCCTGCGCGTGCTGGGCGGGCTGACCTTGCTCGATGCCGAGCAGCGCCGCACGCAGGACGGCAGGACGGACGGCAACGACGTCATCGGCGTGCCGCGCACCCAGCTGAACCTGGGCGCCGACTGGGACGTGCCCGGCGTGCCGGGCCTGGCGCTGACGGGCCGGGTCAACCACACGTCGCACCAGTATGCCGATGCCGCCAACCTGCAGCGGGTGCCCTCGTGGACCCGGACCGACCTGGGCGCGCGCTATATCGCACGGGTAGGCGAGCGTACCGTCACCTTGCGCGCTCGCATCGACAATGCGTTCGACCGGGATTACTGGGCCTCCGCCGGCGGCTATCCGGGCCAGGGCTATCTGATGCTGGCGGCGCCGCGCACGCTGGTGGTGTCCGGCACGCTTGAGTTCTGA
- a CDS encoding chemotaxis protein CheD, which translates to MPLSQSLPLPSATPPPDPGQAGMRHIWAGEFEVGCGETVLTALLGSCVGIGILWRRKRRAALAHCLLGEAPLHESNAGARYVSTALPAMLRALGARPEDYAELEVVAAGGASLFGKAQLPVTVGDKNIAALERGAHALGLRVVHRRLGGRQGCRLTLRCSDLAFTIQDVGNKAPPRR; encoded by the coding sequence ATGCCGCTTTCACAATCTCTGCCGTTGCCCAGTGCCACCCCGCCGCCCGATCCGGGCCAGGCCGGGATGCGCCATATCTGGGCCGGCGAGTTCGAAGTGGGTTGCGGCGAGACGGTGCTGACCGCGCTGCTGGGGTCCTGCGTCGGCATCGGCATCCTGTGGCGCCGCAAGCGCCGCGCCGCGCTGGCCCACTGCCTGCTGGGCGAGGCGCCACTCCATGAGAGCAATGCCGGCGCACGCTACGTCAGCACGGCACTGCCGGCCATGCTGCGCGCGCTGGGTGCACGCCCCGAAGATTACGCCGAATTGGAAGTGGTGGCCGCCGGCGGCGCCAGCCTGTTCGGCAAGGCCCAATTGCCGGTGACGGTGGGCGACAAGAACATCGCCGCATTGGAGCGCGGCGCGCACGCACTGGGCCTGCGGGTCGTGCACCGCCGCCTGGGCGGCCGCCAGGGTTGCCGCCTGACGCTGCGCTGCAGCGACCTGGCGTTCACCATCCAGGACGTGGGCAACAAGGCGCCTCCCCGGCGCTAG
- a CDS encoding response regulator transcription factor, producing the protein MQRSALAVLVVEDHATIARQVVAFLDGLGWHTDHAATGALALDLATRVSYDVIVLDLNLPDIDGIDVCRAIKQRAPRNVPVLMLTARDAFEDKARGFHGGADDYLTKPFDLRELALRCEALARRGRLHVGREQQVGPLTLFPNELRATCHGQPLALTPSGIRLLALLVEAWPRAVSRSTLVHALWGTQPPDSDALKSHVYALRRALEGIGGMRLVTIPQLGYRLELADG; encoded by the coding sequence ATGCAGCGCAGCGCGCTGGCGGTCCTGGTCGTCGAGGACCATGCCACCATCGCCCGCCAGGTGGTCGCCTTCCTCGACGGCCTGGGCTGGCACACCGACCATGCCGCCACCGGCGCCCTGGCGCTCGACCTGGCCACGCGCGTTTCCTATGACGTCATCGTGCTGGACCTGAACCTGCCGGACATCGACGGCATCGACGTGTGCCGCGCGATCAAGCAGCGCGCGCCCCGCAACGTGCCGGTGCTGATGCTGACGGCGCGCGACGCCTTCGAGGACAAGGCGCGCGGCTTCCACGGCGGCGCCGACGACTACCTGACCAAGCCCTTCGACCTGCGCGAACTGGCGCTGCGCTGCGAGGCGCTGGCCCGGCGCGGTCGCCTGCATGTCGGGCGGGAACAGCAGGTCGGACCCCTCACCTTGTTCCCAAACGAGCTGCGCGCCACCTGCCACGGTCAGCCGCTGGCGCTCACGCCCAGCGGCATTCGCCTCCTTGCCCTGCTGGTCGAAGCGTGGCCGCGCGCGGTGTCCCGTTCCACGCTGGTCCACGCCTTGTGGGGCACGCAGCCGCCCGACAGCGACGCGCTGAAATCGCACGTGTATGCGCTGCGCCGCGCACTGGAAGGCATCGGAGGCATGCGCCTCGTCACCATCCCCCAGCTGGGCTACAGGCTGGAACTGGCCGATGGCTAG
- a CDS encoding sensor histidine kinase — protein MASPIRRRLFAALAGFTTLLCLGYTGLLLVVSYVTEDMLVDRLLAREAAALSAAYARDGQLAAPGLDLVRVYRSAAALPPPVRARVAAGHARGEIFAPDGAHYHLRTVHPAPGAAPVWLVADVGPILVVSRLFQEVGGLLLLVALGLVALALGLAWWLARRLVAPLLQLAHDVRTLPAQGRFAFAARRRGDEIGYLADKLGTALADLHAALARERAFTRDVSHELRTPLTVMKNALVAAPDAQALAQLRAGVDDLAATVDVLFALARAERLPLAPFDLRGCIEDSLLRQPGCADWDEGRLELRLPGRVPVTGHRQLAMVLLDNCIGNALHHGGPRCRLALSYEQGELAIVNSVGQEPNAAQGFRHGHDVLARVAAAMGWSVRFEPGGDSYRVAIAVTPAEAVSHRGVSHQNGTRTRP, from the coding sequence ATGGCTAGCCCGATCCGCCGCCGCCTGTTTGCCGCCCTGGCCGGCTTCACCACGCTGCTGTGCCTGGGCTACACGGGATTGCTGCTGGTGGTCTCGTATGTCACCGAGGACATGCTGGTGGACCGCCTGCTGGCACGCGAAGCGGCGGCGCTGTCGGCAGCTTATGCGCGCGACGGTCAGCTCGCGGCCCCAGGCCTCGACCTGGTGCGGGTGTATCGCAGCGCGGCCGCGCTGCCGCCACCGGTGCGGGCCCGGGTCGCCGCCGGTCACGCGCGCGGCGAGATCTTCGCGCCGGACGGCGCCCACTACCACCTGCGCACCGTACACCCTGCCCCTGGCGCAGCGCCGGTCTGGCTGGTGGCCGACGTCGGCCCGATCCTTGTCGTTTCCCGCCTGTTCCAGGAGGTCGGCGGGCTGCTGCTGCTGGTGGCGTTGGGACTGGTCGCGCTGGCGCTGGGCCTGGCATGGTGGCTGGCGCGCCGGCTGGTCGCGCCGCTGCTGCAACTGGCCCACGACGTGCGTACGCTGCCGGCGCAAGGCAGGTTCGCCTTCGCGGCACGGCGGCGCGGCGACGAGATCGGCTACCTGGCCGACAAGCTGGGCACGGCGCTGGCCGACCTGCACGCGGCACTGGCGCGCGAACGCGCATTCACCCGCGACGTCAGCCATGAACTGCGCACGCCGCTGACGGTCATGAAGAACGCCCTGGTCGCCGCGCCGGACGCGCAGGCGCTGGCGCAGTTGCGCGCCGGCGTGGACGACCTCGCGGCGACGGTGGACGTGCTGTTCGCCCTGGCGCGCGCCGAACGGCTGCCGCTGGCGCCGTTCGACCTGCGCGGCTGCATCGAGGACAGCCTGTTGCGCCAGCCCGGCTGCGCCGACTGGGACGAGGGGCGCCTGGAGTTGCGCCTGCCGGGGCGGGTGCCCGTGACGGGCCACCGCCAGCTCGCCATGGTCCTCCTGGACAACTGCATCGGCAACGCGCTGCACCACGGTGGGCCCCGCTGCCGCCTGGCGCTGTCGTACGAGCAAGGCGAACTGGCCATCGTCAACTCGGTGGGGCAAGAACCCAACGCCGCACAGGGCTTCCGGCACGGCCACGACGTCCTGGCACGGGTGGCCGCGGCGATGGGCTGGTCGGTACGATTCGAGCCCGGTGGCGACAGCTATCGGGTGGCGATCGCGGTGACACCGGCCGAGGCCGTGTCCCACCGCGGGGTCAGTCACCAAAACGGGACACGGACCCGGCCATGA
- a CDS encoding PepSY-associated TM helix domain-containing protein — MTPVNIRRWAWVHKWSSLVCTVFMLLLCITGLPLIYHHEIGHLLGTEVESKPMPADTPKADLDKVIAAAKALYPGKQMMYMSQEADDDTIWNLTLGDHGTDTNYKATAVDARTAEVLPTPQFEGSFMSVMFHLHVDLYAGLWGKLFLGLMGLLLLVAIVSGVVLYAPFMRKLEFGTVRRQRTPRTKWLDLHNLLGIVTLTWALVVGATGMINTWADLMLKYWQGTEMADMVAPYKNAPPLTSFGSMQQAVAAAKALEPDMKIGFIAFPGTPYTSEHHYGVFMNGTTPLTSRLYKPVLIDAQTARVTDSRDLPWYLTALLVSQPLHFGDYGGQLMKFLWAALDVATIVVLGSGLYLWLKRGVTVPSRREDTPADAGLMPALARQGDAR; from the coding sequence ATGACACCTGTTAACATCCGCCGCTGGGCCTGGGTCCACAAGTGGAGCAGCCTCGTCTGCACCGTCTTCATGCTGCTGCTGTGCATTACCGGCTTGCCGCTGATCTATCATCACGAGATCGGCCACCTGCTGGGCACCGAGGTGGAGTCGAAGCCCATGCCGGCCGACACGCCGAAAGCCGACCTGGACAAGGTCATCGCCGCCGCCAAGGCCCTGTACCCGGGCAAGCAGATGATGTACATGTCGCAGGAAGCGGACGACGACACCATCTGGAACCTGACGCTGGGCGACCATGGCACGGACACGAACTACAAAGCCACCGCGGTGGATGCCCGCACGGCCGAAGTGCTGCCCACGCCGCAGTTCGAGGGCAGCTTCATGTCCGTCATGTTCCACTTGCACGTGGACCTGTATGCCGGCCTGTGGGGCAAGCTGTTCCTCGGCCTGATGGGGCTGCTGCTGCTGGTGGCCATCGTTTCCGGGGTGGTGCTGTATGCGCCGTTCATGCGCAAGCTCGAGTTCGGCACGGTGCGGCGCCAGCGCACGCCCCGCACCAAGTGGCTGGACCTGCACAACCTGCTGGGCATCGTCACGCTGACGTGGGCGCTCGTCGTGGGCGCGACCGGCATGATCAACACGTGGGCCGACCTGATGCTCAAGTACTGGCAGGGCACCGAGATGGCCGACATGGTCGCGCCGTACAAGAACGCGCCGCCGCTGACGTCGTTCGGCTCGATGCAGCAGGCCGTGGCCGCCGCCAAGGCACTGGAGCCGGACATGAAGATCGGCTTCATCGCGTTCCCCGGCACGCCGTACACCAGCGAACACCACTATGGCGTGTTCATGAACGGCACCACGCCGCTGACGTCGCGCCTGTATAAACCCGTCCTGATCGACGCGCAGACCGCCAGGGTGACGGACAGCCGCGACCTGCCGTGGTACCTGACGGCGCTGCTGGTATCGCAGCCGCTGCACTTCGGCGACTACGGTGGCCAGCTGATGAAGTTCCTGTGGGCGGCCCTCGACGTGGCCACCATTGTCGTGCTGGGCAGCGGCCTGTACCTGTGGCTCAAGCGCGGCGTCACCGTGCCATCCCGCCGCGAGGACACGCCCGCGGATGCAGGCCTGATGCCGGCGCTGGCGCGCCAGGGAGATGCGCGATGA
- a CDS encoding transglutaminase family protein: MQLSIRHETLYHYTATLAYTIQQLHLTPRAEPQQHVLQWQLDAPGHLHAYTDAYGNLSHMLTLDKPHEALAIVAEGVIETTAPPQGRVQTKDTLSPLVYTVATRLTAPDEAIRALAAAFLPGQRVGTRELMGLAGHIHGAVAYQTGATEVTTTAGAALAQGSGVCQDHAHIFLACCHAAGIPARYVSGYIDPGYIGLDNADHAASHAWVDAWAHDDGFAGWVSIDVTHARLMTDAYCRIAIGRDYEAAAPIRGMRAGGGDESMKVEVQIVPQ; this comes from the coding sequence ATGCAACTCTCGATCCGCCACGAAACGCTGTACCACTACACGGCCACGCTGGCCTACACGATCCAGCAACTGCACCTGACGCCCCGGGCCGAGCCCCAGCAGCACGTGCTGCAGTGGCAGCTGGACGCGCCCGGCCACCTGCACGCGTACACGGACGCCTACGGCAACCTGTCGCACATGCTGACCCTGGACAAGCCGCACGAGGCCCTGGCCATCGTGGCCGAGGGCGTCATCGAGACCACCGCGCCGCCGCAGGGACGGGTGCAGACCAAGGACACGCTGTCGCCCCTCGTCTACACGGTGGCGACGCGGCTGACGGCGCCCGACGAGGCCATCCGCGCACTGGCGGCGGCCTTCCTGCCGGGCCAGCGCGTCGGCACGCGCGAGCTGATGGGCCTCGCCGGGCACATCCACGGTGCGGTCGCGTACCAAACCGGTGCGACGGAAGTGACGACCACGGCCGGCGCCGCCCTGGCGCAGGGCAGCGGCGTGTGCCAGGACCACGCCCACATCTTCCTGGCCTGCTGCCACGCGGCCGGCATCCCGGCCCGCTACGTGTCGGGCTACATCGACCCGGGCTACATCGGCCTGGACAACGCCGATCACGCGGCCAGCCACGCCTGGGTGGACGCGTGGGCCCACGACGACGGCTTCGCGGGCTGGGTCAGCATCGACGTCACCCATGCCCGCCTGATGACGGACGCATATTGCCGGATTGCCATCGGGCGCGACTACGAGGCGGCCGCGCCGATCCGTGGCATGCGCGCCGGCGGCGGCGACGAATCGATGAAAGTGGAGGTCCAAATAGTTCCACAGTGA
- a CDS encoding SDR family oxidoreductase — MIKAIVTGHSRGLGAGIAAALLRRGAAVLGVARGGNAGLAAQGLQEATLDLADPQAVAAWLAEGTLTRFLGGATSAVLVNNAGVVTPVGPPGRQGAAALAQAVAINVTAPLQLADAFVAATATCPDRRIVHVSSGAGRSPYAGWSVYCATKAALDMHAQAVAQDGLPGLRIASVAPGVIDTAMQAHIRGVEQRDFPALARFVALQREGGLAGADDTGARLVDYLLGDGFGNSQVTDLRALS; from the coding sequence ATGATCAAGGCGATCGTGACGGGACACAGCCGCGGCCTGGGTGCCGGCATTGCGGCGGCATTGCTGCGCCGCGGCGCCGCCGTGCTGGGCGTCGCACGGGGCGGCAATGCGGGCCTGGCGGCCCAGGGCCTGCAGGAAGCCACGCTCGACCTGGCCGACCCGCAAGCGGTGGCGGCATGGCTGGCCGAGGGGACCTTGACCCGCTTCCTGGGCGGCGCCACGTCCGCCGTGCTGGTCAACAATGCCGGGGTCGTCACCCCGGTCGGGCCGCCGGGCCGCCAGGGCGCCGCCGCGCTGGCGCAGGCGGTCGCCATCAACGTGACGGCGCCGCTGCAGCTGGCGGACGCCTTCGTGGCCGCTACCGCCACCTGTCCGGACCGGCGCATCGTCCACGTCTCCAGCGGCGCCGGGCGCAGCCCTTACGCGGGCTGGAGCGTGTACTGCGCCACCAAGGCCGCGCTGGACATGCATGCGCAAGCCGTCGCACAGGACGGCCTGCCCGGTCTGCGCATCGCCAGCGTGGCGCCGGGCGTCATCGACACGGCCATGCAGGCGCACATCCGCGGCGTCGAACAGCGCGACTTTCCGGCGCTGGCGCGTTTTGTCGCGCTGCAGCGGGAGGGCGGCCTGGCCGGTGCGGACGACACGGGGGCGCGGCTGGTCGACTACCTGCTGGGCGACGGGTTTGGCAACAGCCAGGTGACCGATCTGCGTGCGTTGTCGTGA
- a CDS encoding alpha-E domain-containing protein: protein MLSRTADHLFWMARYTERAENTARMLDVNVQTALLPQSEDAARQAWRAMLGISELQQAYDRKHESVTQRDVIEFMVCDPSNPSSIIACLTEARENARAVRGTLTTEVWEVQNQTYLDLRRRLHGGQLRADPSQFFEWVKYRSHLSRGVTLGTMLHDEAVHFMRLGTFLERADNTARILDVKFHGTPEGTDARRDFYHWAALLRSVSAFEIYRKVYRDVITPARVAELLMLRADMPRSLLACLDEVVENLREVRNDVSSETERLAGQLHAELRFGRIDDILARGLHDTLTQFLQRIYELGNRVSRDFLVPLAA from the coding sequence ATGCTGAGCCGTACCGCCGACCACCTGTTCTGGATGGCCCGCTACACGGAACGGGCCGAGAACACGGCCCGCATGCTGGACGTGAACGTGCAGACCGCCTTGCTGCCCCAGTCCGAGGACGCGGCCCGCCAGGCCTGGCGCGCCATGCTGGGCATTTCCGAGCTGCAGCAGGCCTACGACCGCAAGCACGAGTCCGTCACGCAGCGCGACGTGATCGAATTCATGGTATGCGACCCGTCCAATCCGTCTTCCATCATCGCCTGCCTGACCGAGGCGCGGGAAAATGCCCGCGCCGTGCGTGGCACGCTGACGACGGAAGTGTGGGAAGTGCAGAATCAAACCTACCTGGACCTGCGCCGACGCCTGCACGGCGGCCAGTTGCGCGCCGACCCCAGCCAGTTCTTCGAATGGGTCAAGTACCGTTCGCACCTGTCGCGCGGGGTGACGCTGGGCACGATGCTGCACGACGAAGCCGTCCACTTCATGCGCCTGGGGACGTTCCTGGAGCGGGCCGACAACACCGCGCGCATCCTGGACGTGAAATTCCACGGCACGCCGGAGGGCACCGACGCGCGGCGCGACTTCTACCACTGGGCGGCGCTGCTGCGCTCCGTGTCCGCCTTCGAGATCTACCGCAAGGTGTATCGCGACGTCATCACGCCGGCGCGGGTGGCCGAACTGCTGATGCTGCGGGCCGACATGCCCCGCTCGCTGCTGGCCTGCCTGGACGAAGTCGTGGAAAACCTGCGCGAAGTGCGCAACGACGTCTCCAGCGAGACGGAGCGGCTGGCGGGCCAGCTGCATGCCGAGCTGCGCTTCGGCCGCATCGACGATATCCTGGCACGCGGCCTGCACGACACGCTGACGCAATTCCTGCAGCGTATTTACGAACTGGGCAACCGGGTCAGCCGCGATTTCCTCGTGCCGCTGGCCGCCTGA
- a CDS encoding peptidase: MRLEEGLVFLADSRTNAGVDQIGTFRKLNVFENPGDRVMVMMTAGNLSISQSIRELIGEFAGSNGYTIWTAPNMYEATRVLGEAIRVVHEREAQALAQFGIDFNQAIIFGGQIGNERCRLFQLYSAGNFIESHAESTYFQIGEAKYGKPILDRVVTRATSLDEAAKCALISMDSTLRSNISVGLPLDMLVYENNSLAVTRFVTIDEKNQYFQMLRSTWGEQLKRIFEGIEAPHWQAMPQNAHEPVRMPLPLTIAPHGPAAPPQSVAQQMASNQQ; this comes from the coding sequence ATGCGCCTCGAGGAGGGGCTCGTCTTCCTGGCCGATTCCCGTACCAATGCCGGCGTGGACCAGATCGGCACGTTCCGCAAGCTGAACGTGTTCGAGAACCCGGGCGACCGCGTCATGGTGATGATGACGGCCGGGAACCTGTCGATCTCGCAATCGATCCGCGAGCTGATCGGCGAATTCGCGGGCAGCAACGGCTACACGATCTGGACGGCGCCGAACATGTACGAGGCCACCCGCGTGCTGGGCGAAGCCATCCGCGTGGTGCACGAGCGCGAAGCGCAGGCGCTGGCGCAGTTCGGCATCGACTTCAACCAGGCCATCATCTTCGGCGGCCAGATCGGCAACGAACGGTGCCGCCTGTTCCAGCTCTACTCGGCCGGCAATTTCATCGAATCGCATGCCGAGAGTACCTATTTCCAGATCGGCGAAGCCAAGTATGGCAAGCCCATCCTGGACCGCGTGGTCACCCGCGCCACGTCCCTCGACGAGGCGGCCAAGTGCGCCCTGATCTCGATGGACTCGACGCTGCGCTCGAACATCTCGGTGGGCCTGCCGCTGGACATGCTGGTGTACGAAAACAACAGCCTGGCCGTGACCCGCTTCGTCACGATCGACGAGAAGAACCAGTATTTCCAGATGCTGCGCAGCACCTGGGGCGAGCAGCTGAAACGCATCTTCGAGGGCATCGAGGCGCCACACTGGCAGGCCATGCCGCAGAACGCGCACGAACCCGTGCGCATGCCGCTGCCGCTGACGATCGCCCCGCACGGCCCGGCCGCGCCGCCGCAGTCGGTGGCGCAGCAGATGGCCAGCAACCAGCAGTAG